DNA from Armatimonadota bacterium:
CGCGACCAGATGGACTCGATCACGTACCGGTGCGTGTCCCGCAGCAGGGCCGCGATGTCGTACAGCCGTTCGGGGGCGTCCAGGGTGATCAGCCGGTCCCCGGCCGTGTGGTCGACGTCCATGATCCGGAAGGTGAACCCCGGGTGCAGGGGCTCCGAGAGCAGCAGGCCCGATGAGTACATGGGATCGGCAAACACCAGGTACAGGGGCAGGTTGAAGGCGCCGGGCTCGGTCTTGTCCGCCGTGAGGATGACCACGGCCTCGTTGGGGCGCTCCTCACACTCGATCTCGGCCGACCCCGGCCCCAGCCCTCGCACGTTGCCGGAGAAGGCGTCCTTGAGCAGGTCCTGCCCGGCCCCGTACAGCCCCTGCCGTCGGGCCACCTCGGTGGCGGCCCGGAAGGCATCCCAGGCCAGCTGGTGGATGTCGGGATGGTCCACGCCCCGCGTATGGGTCATGACGACGGCGATGTCGTCCCCGGTGTGGTAGACGAACGCGTCGATGAGGAGCCGGCCGCGCTCGCGCATCACCCGGTCCCGCACCTCCCCCAGGACTTCGTCGCTGGGCAGGGTGTGTCCGCCGATGGCGCCGATGTCCGCCTTGATCACGCTCACCGTCAGCCGCATGCCTCCCGCCTCCCCCCGTACTGCGCCGGCGCGTCGCGGATTCGGGGCCATTGTAGCACCGGGGGTTCAGAGAGGAAAACCTCCGCGCGGAGTCGAACAGGCATGCGAACGACGGGAACGGTGCCCTGTCTCCCCCCGCAGGTCCGCGCCGTACCCTGACCAGCGCAGCGGGGAACACGGTGGCGGGGGTTCGGGTGGCAGGGGTGCGTGTGGAGCGGACGCCCGATCGCGTGGCGGCGACGGTGACGGTGCTCCACGGAGAGGCCGGGCTGACGGCGCGCGCGGAGCGCCCTCCCGGAGAACTGGCGGGCGTATGGGCGGCGGCCGAGGCGACCGCCGCGGCGCTCGGCCAGATCCTGCCGGCGGGTGTGGCCGCCACGCTGCGGCGGGTGGTGGTGCAGCAGGTCGCGGCGGGGCCCCTGGTGGTCGTCCACCTGGCGGTGGAGACGGGCCGGGGCGCGGAGAACCTGGTGGGCGCGGCCCTGGGACGGGGCGGTCCCCTGGAGGACGCGGCGGCCGCGGCGGTGGTGGACGCGGTGGAGCGGCGCCTGGAGTGGTACCTCCGGCAGCAGACGGGGCCGGCAGCCGGTCGGTGAGGACGGACGCGCACGCGGCGGCCCGGTTCGAGGACGCCGCCGGGCGCGGGAGGACGGCGTGACCGAGACAGGATCCGCCCGGGTCATCGCGCTGGTCAACCAGAAGGGCGGCTGCGCGAAGACGACCACGGCCGTGAACCTCGCGGCCTGCCTTGCCGTGAGCGGGCGGCGGACCCTGGTCATCGACCTGGATCCCCAGGCCAATGCCACCGTCAGCCTGGGGGTGGATCCGGCCGGCCTGGAGCGCACCGTCTATCACGTGCTGGTGGGAAGCGATGACGAGGGGGCGGAGGTCACTCTGCCCCAGGTCATCGTGCCCACCACCGTGGACAACCTCTTTCTGGCCCCCTCCTCCATCGACCTGGCCGCGGCGGAGCTGGAGCTGGCCCCGCGGATCGGCCGGGAGAACTCCCTGCGCAGGCGCCTGGGGCCGGTCCTGGGAGACTACGCCTACATCTTCGTGGACACGCCGCCCAGCCTGGGCCTGCTGACCCTCAACGCCCTGGTCGCGAGCGATGAGGTGATCATCCCCATTCAGACCCACTACTACGCCTTGCTGGGGATGCGTCAGCTGCTGCGCACCCTGAAGATGGTGCGGGAAGAGGTGGGCCACCACGTGGAGATCCTGGGAGTTCTGCCCACCATGTATGACGCCCGCACCAACATCAGCCGTGAGATCCTGCAGGGCATCAAGGACTTCTTCGGGGACAAGGTGTTCCAGACGTCGATCCACTTCAATATCAAACTGGTCGAGTCGTCCATGGTGGGCGTTCCCCTGTTCGTCCACAACCCCTCGTCCCGGGGCGCCCAGGAGTACATGGAACTGGCCCGGGAGGTCGTGCGACTACATGAGGAAAGAGCGCGAGGAGCTGCGGCGCGGCATTAGGGCCTTCATTCAGGATGCCTCGGTGGAGCTGGCCGAGCTGACGTCCCCGGCCCCGGACCCCGGCGGGGAGCCTGCCGCCCGGGAGGGCGCCTCCCGGGCCCCGGACCGGCCCCTGCTCCGCCTGGTGCAGCCTCCGGCGGCGCCGCCCGCCCCGGAGGCGGCGCCGGGCCCCGGCCCCATGACCCTGCACCCCCGCCGGGGGGTGTGCGCCGCCTACCTGGTCAACCCCCGGTGCTGGGAGATCCCCGACGCCTTCTGCAACCAGGCCCTGCACGTCTGCCGGCTGCGGGAGTGCCCCATCTACGGCCTGCACCAGGAGGAGCTGGAGCGCCGCTTCGCAGCGAAGTTCAAGCACCTCTGGTGACCTCCGCCGCCCCGCCGGATCCCACGTTCCCACGTGGTGACGTTCCGACGTTCTAGTCTCCCGCTCCACCCTCTCGGGGATCCAGTTCCAGGTCCAGGATCTGCCTGAGGTCGTCCACCCACGCCCACACGGGGAGCCCCCGCGCCTCCACGGCCGACCGCTTCGGTCCCACCCCGATGAAGGGCACGCCGGCCCGCACGGCGGCCTCGGCGTCGATCCATGCGTCCCCGATCATGTAGGCCCGCCGCACACCGGGCAGGCGCCGGAGGACGGAGACGATGCCGCCTCCGCCGGGCTTGAGGTCGGGGACGTCATCGCGGGTGGCCACCACGTCGAAGTACTCCAGCAGCCCCAGAGCAGCCAGCCTCTCCCGCAACCCCCGGCCGCTGGTATTGGTCAGCAGCGCCAGCCGATAGCCCCTCGCCCGCAGGGCTGCCAGGACCTCCCGGGCTCCGGGGGCGACCGCGGCCCGGGCCAGCCCGTCCGCCTCGGCGGCACCGATCACCTCCCACATCCGCGGGCCCAGGCCCGGGTCGGCCTGCTCGCCCACCCGCACCAGATCCGGCAGCGACAGCGCCATCAGGTCCTCCCGCGCCCCGGCCCGCACCCCCGCCTGCTCCAGCAGGTCGATCAGGCGGCGGCGGACGGCCAGGAAGTCGGTCGGGGAGAGGATGAGGGTATTGTCCAGGTCGAAGATGAGAGCAACATCGCCCGCCGGAGGCATCCCGACCAAGGGTTTGGCGGGCGCGGGGGAAACCCTTTCCCGGACCCGGGAGGAGATGCGGATGCCGGTCGAAGGCGACCTTGCCCCCGACTTCACCCTGCCGGACGACCAGGGCCGGCCGGTGCGGCTGTCGGCCCTCCGCGGCCGCCCGGTGGTCCTGTGGTTCTACGTCCGGGACTTCACGCCCGGCTGAACCCAGGAAGCCACCGCGTTCCGTGACGACTACGCGGCCTATCAGACGCTGGGAGCGGAGGTCCTGGGCATCAGCACCGACAGCGTGGCCACCCACGCCCGGTGGAAGGCCAAACTGGGCATCCCGTATCCGCTGCTGGCCGACACCGACCACGAGGTGGCCCGCCTGTACGGGGTGTGGACCCGCAAGTCCCTGATGGGCAAGACGTACTGGGGGGTGGCGCGGACCACGTTCATCATCGACCGGGACGGTCGGATCGCCCGGGTCTTTCCCAACGTCAAGATCGCCGGCCACTCCCGGGAGGTGCTGGAGGCGCTCAGGGAGCTCGCCTAGCCGTTCCCCGGGCCGGAGGCGGCGTTGCCTGCCCCCCGGTCTCGTGCTATACTGAGACCGTCGCGCGCACGCGCGACCGATTCGGGCATGCGGGAAGCCCCCGCCTGGGGGCGCGGTGAGTGGGTGACGGTGGGACCCACTCTTTTTTATGGCGAGGACGCCCCGGGCACCGGGGGGGGACGGAGAGGCGATGACGCGGGAAGAGATCGTGGCGCAGGTCGAGCAGATGCTGCGGCCGATCGTGGCCCGGCTGGGCCTGGAGACGGTCGAGGTCTC
Protein-coding regions in this window:
- a CDS encoding ParA family protein, producing the protein MTETGSARVIALVNQKGGCAKTTTAVNLAACLAVSGRRTLVIDLDPQANATVSLGVDPAGLERTVYHVLVGSDDEGAEVTLPQVIVPTTVDNLFLAPSSIDLAAAELELAPRIGRENSLRRRLGPVLGDYAYIFVDTPPSLGLLTLNALVASDEVIIPIQTHYYALLGMRQLLRTLKMVREEVGHHVEILGVLPTMYDARTNISREILQGIKDFFGDKVFQTSIHFNIKLVESSMVGVPLFVHNPSSRGAQEYMELAREVVRLHEERARGAAARH
- the fbp gene encoding fructose-1,6-bisphosphate aldolase/phosphatase, whose amino-acid sequence is MRLTVSVIKADIGAIGGHTLPSDEVLGEVRDRVMRERGRLLIDAFVYHTGDDIAVVMTHTRGVDHPDIHQLAWDAFRAATEVARRQGLYGAGQDLLKDAFSGNVRGLGPGSAEIECEERPNEAVVILTADKTEPGAFNLPLYLVFADPMYSSGLLLSEPLHPGFTFRIMDVDHTAGDRLITLDAPERLYDIAALLRDTHRYVIESIWSRAYPGEQAAAVSTSRLRNIAGRYVGKDDPCAVVRVQKIFPATEELGPAFALGPYVAGDTRGSHNLPLMPVPMNTPASTFFCCPMVCGLGFSIHEGRLTGPTDLFADPFWHAVRDRIAAKAMEMRRQGFFGPAMLPMSELEYGGIVARLRRLEQEFVVRSEPAGAPVRSE
- the bcp gene encoding thioredoxin-dependent thiol peroxidase; protein product: MPVEGDLAPDFTLPDDQGRPVRLSALRGRPVVLWFYVRDFTPGUTQEATAFRDDYAAYQTLGAEVLGISTDSVATHARWKAKLGIPYPLLADTDHEVARLYGVWTRKSLMGKTYWGVARTTFIIDRDGRIARVFPNVKIAGHSREVLEALRELA
- a CDS encoding HAD-IA family hydrolase, with amino-acid sequence MPPAGDVALIFDLDNTLILSPTDFLAVRRRLIDLLEQAGVRAGAREDLMALSLPDLVRVGEQADPGLGPRMWEVIGAAEADGLARAAVAPGAREVLAALRARGYRLALLTNTSGRGLRERLAALGLLEYFDVVATRDDVPDLKPGGGGIVSVLRRLPGVRRAYMIGDAWIDAEAAVRAGVPFIGVGPKRSAVEARGLPVWAWVDDLRQILDLELDPREGGAGD